A window of Microcystis aeruginosa FD4 contains these coding sequences:
- a CDS encoding ABC transporter ATP-binding protein, with protein sequence MLEISDLSVNYGGIKALEQVSLRVETGEIVTLIGANGAGKTTTLKTISRLLTAKTGRIIYQGQDITHLPPHEIVKRGIAHSPEGRRILARQTVLTNLQLGAYTRSDRRGVKSDMEEQWQLFPRLSERREQLAGTLSGGEQQMLAIARALMSRPKLLLLDEPSLGLAPQIVREIFSIIRQLNESGVTILLVEQNANLALETANRGYVLEAGRLTIAGEAGDLLKDERVKQAYLG encoded by the coding sequence ATGTTAGAAATTAGCGATTTATCGGTTAATTATGGCGGAATAAAGGCATTAGAGCAGGTTAGTTTAAGGGTAGAAACGGGGGAAATTGTCACCCTGATTGGAGCGAACGGAGCAGGAAAAACGACGACTCTAAAGACGATATCTCGGCTTTTAACGGCAAAGACGGGGCGAATAATCTATCAGGGTCAAGATATTACCCATTTACCGCCCCATGAAATCGTTAAACGGGGAATTGCCCATAGTCCGGAAGGGAGAAGAATCTTAGCTCGTCAAACAGTGTTGACAAATTTGCAGTTAGGGGCCTATACGAGAAGCGATCGCCGAGGAGTAAAAAGTGATATGGAAGAGCAGTGGCAACTGTTTCCCCGACTATCGGAGCGCCGAGAGCAGTTAGCGGGAACCCTAAGCGGTGGGGAACAACAGATGCTGGCGATCGCCAGAGCTTTAATGAGTCGTCCCAAGTTATTGTTACTAGACGAACCCAGTTTAGGACTAGCGCCGCAGATAGTGCGGGAAATCTTCAGTATTATCCGTCAATTAAACGAATCGGGAGTAACTATCCTGTTAGTGGAACAAAATGCCAATTTGGCTCTAGAAACTGCCAATCGAGGCTATGTTTTGGAAGCTGGTCGCTTGACTATCGCAGGAGAAGCTGGGGATTTACTCAAGGATGAGCGCGTCAAACAAGCTTATTTGGGCTGA
- a CDS encoding septal ring lytic transglycosylase RlpA family protein: MNKQLINKLQAVTALTVVGTTASIICSQTAGHSNSLTDISVGRQTVIESTTQTVLSAFSNSRTADSDIKLSRSVQDNANEILKTLESLVDKENTVPASVTPRTQEAIPSTIQPQSQPNQVKPAPASNPASVTPPEKPKTSQAVKTSSRPRKKGMASWYGSGFHGRRTASGETFNSSGLTAAHRYLPFGTKVRVTNLRNGRSVVVRINDRGPFSGGRVIDLSRGAAAIIGVFQSGVAPVVLEVLGR; encoded by the coding sequence ATGAATAAACAACTGATCAACAAACTACAAGCTGTAACTGCCCTTACCGTAGTGGGGACTACAGCCTCGATAATTTGTTCCCAGACAGCAGGACACAGCAACAGCCTGACGGATATTAGCGTAGGTCGTCAAACTGTTATCGAGTCAACTACTCAAACCGTTCTGTCCGCTTTTTCTAATAGTCGAACAGCTGATTCGGATATTAAATTATCACGTTCTGTTCAAGATAATGCTAACGAAATTCTAAAGACTTTGGAGTCCCTAGTGGACAAAGAAAATACCGTCCCTGCAAGCGTTACACCCCGGACCCAAGAGGCCATTCCTTCGACGATACAACCCCAATCACAACCCAATCAAGTCAAGCCGGCCCCGGCCAGCAATCCTGCCTCAGTGACACCGCCAGAGAAGCCGAAAACAAGCCAAGCGGTAAAAACCAGCAGTCGCCCCCGTAAAAAGGGAATGGCCTCTTGGTATGGTTCCGGTTTCCACGGTCGTCGCACCGCTAGTGGTGAGACTTTTAACTCTAGTGGTTTAACTGCCGCCCATCGCTATCTACCTTTCGGCACCAAGGTTAGGGTAACTAATCTGCGTAATGGGCGCTCGGTGGTGGTGCGAATTAACGATCGCGGTCCGTTTAGCGGTGGTCGCGTCATCGACCTCTCCAGAGGTGCGGCAGCGATTATCGGTGTCTTCCAATCGGGAGTTGCCCCAGTGGTCTTGGAAGTTTTAGGCAGATAA
- a CDS encoding Txe/YoeB family addiction module toxin, with amino-acid sequence MRKLAWGSKAWKDYLYWQSQDKKTLKRINLLIQDTLANPFEGIGKPEPLRENLSGFWSRRIDEANRLVYVVDDDYLTVISCRYHYQD; translated from the coding sequence ATGCGTAAGTTAGCTTGGGGTAGTAAAGCATGGAAAGATTATCTTTATTGGCAATCTCAGGATAAGAAAACCCTGAAAAGAATCAATCTGCTGATCCAAGATACTCTAGCCAATCCTTTTGAAGGAATCGGTAAACCTGAACCCTTGAGAGAGAATTTGTCAGGTTTTTGGTCTCGTCGCATTGACGAAGCTAATCGTCTTGTCTATGTTGTCGATGATGATTATCTAACAGTTATTTCCTGTCGTTATCATTACCAAGATTAG
- a CDS encoding type II toxin-antitoxin system Phd/YefM family antitoxin, with the protein MSVNIVNFSEARKNFKSVIDTVANDKNCTVIVRRDAEDFVIMSKSYYDSLMETVYLLRSPANAQHLEEAIAEYKAGKIQEHDLIDA; encoded by the coding sequence ATGAGCGTCAACATTGTCAACTTTAGCGAAGCACGAAAAAACTTTAAATCTGTAATAGATACAGTAGCCAATGACAAAAACTGTACCGTTATTGTCAGGAGAGATGCAGAAGATTTTGTCATCATGTCTAAAAGTTATTATGACAGTCTAATGGAAACGGTTTATCTCTTAAGATCTCCAGCTAATGCTCAACATTTAGAAGAAGCGATCGCAGAATATAAAGCAGGTAAAATACAAGAACATGATTTAATTGATGCGTAA
- a CDS encoding phosphate ABC transporter permease, with translation MLVPLTRQSIEQIVPIIATGPQYAHYWGKWSDFLRRLFISVIALTAAWLIGNLFGPGGLTIKLIFDIIAGLYWLWGPVYWASVRNNTYRRLPYGGFWRGRVFDAFVTEELIGEEERVNKRGELEIIENRQRCINLEIGDQTGFSAIVRAPLKRIHKSIRPGMVAEALLMSRDADLGDINQLSDVHLPQLDQWIGEYPLLRRDIFQQVSRELGGGKEPRPKPSRYSNNVIRRRKTR, from the coding sequence ATGTTGGTTCCCCTTACCCGTCAATCGATCGAGCAAATTGTCCCGATTATCGCCACAGGTCCCCAGTATGCTCACTATTGGGGTAAATGGTCTGATTTTCTGCGCCGTTTATTCATTTCTGTCATCGCTCTCACCGCAGCTTGGTTAATCGGTAATTTATTCGGCCCCGGTGGTTTAACGATTAAACTAATTTTCGACATTATCGCCGGTTTATATTGGCTCTGGGGTCCGGTTTATTGGGCCAGTGTTCGCAATAATACCTATCGTCGTCTTCCCTACGGGGGGTTTTGGCGCGGTCGCGTTTTCGATGCTTTTGTAACCGAGGAATTAATCGGGGAAGAAGAAAGGGTCAATAAACGCGGGGAATTAGAGATTATCGAAAATCGCCAACGCTGTATTAATCTAGAAATCGGTGATCAAACTGGCTTCTCGGCGATCGTTCGCGCTCCCCTCAAACGCATTCATAAATCGATCCGTCCCGGGATGGTGGCCGAAGCTTTGTTAATGTCTCGAGATGCCGATTTAGGGGATATCAATCAGCTTTCTGATGTCCATCTTCCCCAACTCGACCAGTGGATAGGGGAATATCCTCTGCTGCGACGGGATATTTTTCAGCAAGTTAGTCGCGAATTGGGAGGGGGAAAAGAACCCCGGCCAAAACCTTCTCGTTATTCTAATAATGTCATCCGAAGACGCAAAACCCGTTAA
- a CDS encoding Uma2 family endonuclease, with protein MLVAIHTIAKSAGLLAKFQLKIKSLKKSNETIYNKINAVLFPKTATMTSSPVKSLNSQTVTTRHLPPLENGDRLIRPEFERRYQAMPGLKKAELIEGVVYMASPLRFKFHAEPHGGLITWLGVYQAATPQVQMGIEPTVRLDIDNELQPDGVLLISQESGGKSTLSVEGYLEGAPELVVEIAASSAAIDLGDKKRAYRRSGIQEYLVWQVFDQKIDWFSLQDGDYISLLPNQEGVICSLVFPGLWLDISAMLNGNMSRVLDSLKAGINSAEHQEFIQKLIPAQSGEAK; from the coding sequence ATGTTGGTCGCCATTCATACTATCGCTAAAAGCGCGGGACTTCTGGCGAAATTTCAGTTAAAAATTAAATCCCTCAAGAAGTCCAATGAAACAATCTATAATAAAATCAATGCTGTTTTGTTCCCAAAGACTGCCACCATGACTTCTTCCCCAGTTAAATCCTTAAATTCTCAGACTGTAACCACTCGACATTTACCCCCGTTAGAAAATGGGGATCGCTTAATTCGTCCCGAATTCGAGCGCCGTTATCAAGCTATGCCAGGATTAAAAAAAGCCGAACTTATCGAAGGAGTTGTGTATATGGCATCCCCATTACGGTTTAAATTTCATGCTGAACCCCATGGAGGTTTAATCACTTGGTTGGGAGTTTATCAAGCTGCTACACCCCAAGTACAAATGGGTATTGAGCCAACCGTTCGCTTGGATATCGACAACGAATTACAGCCAGATGGGGTGTTATTAATTAGCCAAGAAAGCGGGGGAAAATCAACCCTAAGTGTAGAGGGATACCTAGAAGGAGCACCGGAATTAGTCGTAGAAATTGCCGCTAGTAGTGCCGCCATAGATTTAGGTGATAAAAAACGTGCTTATCGACGCAGTGGCATTCAAGAATACCTTGTTTGGCAGGTATTTGATCAAAAAATTGATTGGTTTAGTTTACAAGATGGCGATTATATTTCTTTGTTACCCAACCAAGAAGGGGTGATTTGCTCTCTAGTATTTCCTGGTTTGTGGTTAGATATTTCAGCCATGCTCAACGGCAATATGTCACGGGTGTTAGACAGCTTAAAGGCTGGAATTAACTCGGCAGAGCATCAAGAATTTATCCAAAAGTTAATCCCAGCGCAGTCGGGGGAAGCCAAATGA
- the cobJ gene encoding precorrin-3B C(17)-methyltransferase, translating into MKPPAILILGETSIPVARQVQMAFPEAVVYGLIDRTHSADFTYTNFGETVREFFQMGTPIIGICAAGILIRTLAPLLTNKWQEPPVLAIAEDGSAVVPLLGGLQGVNDLARQIASVWQISPAITTTGDIRFKTTLLSPPPGYQLVNPDDAKKFLSDLLAGEKVKLIGEAEWLKNSNLPISSAAKLSIEIIDKNNLNLAKPSSACLVYLCEESQPIKEKSGLLPGDLAQESQGKLAIVGTGPGALNWMSPEVREVLEKATDWVGYKTYLDLVESLGKPEIVRHESDNRVELDRAEMALDLAAKGRSVVLVSSGDPGIYAMAAAVFEVLEKKAKPEWQQIAIQVCPGISAMQAAAARVGAPLGHDFCAISLSDLLKSWQVISQRIELAARADLAIAFYNPVSQERTWQLEKAKEILLQWRSPQTPVVLARNLGRKGETVTVKFLEDMTIKDADMRTIILIGSSKTRLIEQGKTKQWVYTPRHY; encoded by the coding sequence ATGAAACCTCCAGCTATTCTCATTTTAGGAGAAACCAGTATCCCCGTTGCTCGTCAAGTGCAAATGGCCTTCCCAGAAGCAGTGGTTTATGGGTTAATAGATCGTACCCATTCGGCGGATTTTACCTATACTAATTTTGGCGAAACGGTGCGAGAATTTTTCCAGATGGGAACGCCAATTATTGGCATTTGTGCGGCGGGTATTTTAATTCGCACTTTAGCACCTTTATTAACTAATAAATGGCAAGAACCGCCTGTATTAGCAATTGCGGAAGATGGCAGCGCTGTAGTGCCTTTGTTGGGGGGTTTACAAGGGGTTAATGATCTCGCTCGTCAAATTGCCTCGGTTTGGCAAATTTCCCCCGCAATTACCACCACTGGTGATATTAGATTTAAAACGACTTTATTATCGCCACCACCGGGTTATCAGTTAGTTAATCCCGATGATGCTAAGAAGTTTCTGTCCGATTTATTGGCGGGTGAAAAAGTAAAATTAATTGGTGAAGCGGAATGGTTAAAAAATAGTAATTTACCGATTTCATCAGCAGCAAAACTGAGCATTGAGATTATCGATAAAAATAACTTAAACTTGGCAAAACCTAGCAGTGCCTGTTTAGTTTATCTCTGTGAGGAAAGCCAGCCAATTAAGGAAAAATCAGGTTTACTACCAGGGGATTTGGCCCAGGAAAGTCAAGGTAAATTAGCCATAGTCGGGACCGGACCGGGTGCGCTAAATTGGATGTCGCCGGAAGTTCGAGAAGTGTTAGAAAAAGCCACGGATTGGGTGGGTTATAAAACCTATTTGGATTTGGTAGAATCCCTGGGAAAACCAGAAATTGTCCGCCATGAATCGGATAATCGGGTGGAACTCGATCGCGCGGAAATGGCCCTAGATTTAGCGGCTAAGGGGCGATCAGTTGTCTTAGTTTCCTCCGGAGATCCTGGCATTTATGCCATGGCTGCAGCCGTGTTTGAGGTATTAGAAAAAAAAGCAAAACCGGAATGGCAGCAGATTGCCATTCAGGTCTGTCCGGGTATTTCGGCCATGCAAGCGGCAGCGGCGAGGGTTGGCGCACCTTTAGGCCATGATTTTTGTGCGATTTCCCTATCGGATCTTCTCAAATCTTGGCAGGTGATTTCTCAGCGCATTGAGTTAGCAGCCCGAGCCGATTTAGCGATCGCATTTTATAATCCTGTGTCTCAAGAGCGCACTTGGCAATTGGAGAAGGCAAAAGAGATTTTATTACAATGGCGATCGCCGCAAACTCCCGTGGTACTAGCGCGTAATTTAGGGCGAAAAGGGGAAACAGTGACAGTGAAATTCCTAGAGGATATGACTATTAAAGATGCGGATATGCGGACCATAATTTTGATTGGATCGAGTAAAACTCGCCTGATTGAGCAAGGTAAAACCAAGCAATGGGTTTATACTCCACGTCACTATTAA
- a CDS encoding choice-of-anchor R domain-containing protein gives MVFRTIKNDEKSANYRKNRGGSLALLVSLALGQQASAVTLVENLSQTNGGEITVNNLQWLGSSFTTGSGSYNLESVTLLFRQNIAGDLFVRLYGNNSGVPGTLITTFTNPGSISSSFANNTFTLATSQALTASTTYWLVSGVSSSGNFGWRFTFSDSETGLPGWTIGGGNVSSTNQGGTWNSSPTSGPFQFSVNGTEQSQSIPEPSSLVALLGLGGLGLVSRLKKRK, from the coding sequence TTGGTCTTTAGGACGATAAAAAATGACGAAAAATCAGCAAATTATCGCAAAAATCGGGGGGGTAGCCTTGCTCTCCTTGTTTCCTTGGCTTTAGGACAACAGGCTTCTGCTGTCACCCTTGTTGAAAACTTAAGTCAAACAAATGGCGGCGAAATTACTGTTAATAACCTCCAATGGCTGGGATCAAGCTTTACCACTGGCAGTGGCAGTTATAATCTTGAATCTGTCACTCTTTTATTCCGACAAAACATCGCAGGTGACTTGTTTGTTCGTCTCTATGGCAACAATAGTGGAGTTCCTGGCACTCTGATAACCACTTTTACCAACCCTGGTTCTATTAGTAGCAGTTTCGCCAATAACACCTTTACCCTTGCTACCTCCCAGGCATTAACCGCCAGTACCACTTACTGGTTAGTCAGTGGTGTTTCATCTTCCGGAAATTTCGGTTGGCGTTTTACATTTTCTGACTCTGAAACAGGACTCCCTGGCTGGACTATTGGTGGTGGTAATGTTAGTAGTACCAATCAAGGGGGAACTTGGAATTCTTCCCCTACTTCTGGCCCTTTCCAATTTAGCGTTAATGGGACAGAACAGTCCCAGTCCATTCCTGAACCCAGTTCCCTTGTTGCCTTGTTAGGATTAGGAGGATTAGGGTTGGTCTCTAGACTGAAGAAACGAAAATAA
- a CDS encoding cobalt-precorrin-6A reductase, translated as MTKNKRVLILGGTGEAAALATKIAAIPGMDAIASFAGRTREPITFTTPSRRGGFGGATGLANYLRQEGIDCLIDATHPFAAQISFNAAQAASDCGIPRLMLSRPAWEKVSGDNWIEVENNQAAANILPGLAPRIFLTIGRQELASYAHLKNIWFLMRMIDPPGADAIVPVGKLLLARGPFSLQSERSLLQEYKIGAIVSKNSGGDATYAKIIAARELGITVVMVQRPPVPEGEKVADVNSVLAWLEKRLLS; from the coding sequence ATGACTAAAAATAAAAGAGTGCTGATTTTAGGGGGAACGGGGGAAGCGGCGGCATTAGCGACCAAAATTGCGGCAATTCCGGGTATGGATGCCATCGCTTCTTTTGCCGGTCGCACGAGAGAACCGATTACTTTCACAACTCCTTCTCGCCGGGGGGGGTTTGGTGGTGCCACTGGGTTAGCCAATTATCTGCGGCAAGAAGGCATTGATTGTTTAATTGATGCCACCCATCCCTTTGCCGCACAAATTTCCTTTAATGCCGCTCAAGCCGCCTCAGATTGTGGTATTCCTCGATTAATGTTAAGTCGTCCAGCTTGGGAAAAAGTATCTGGAGATAATTGGATTGAAGTAGAAAACAATCAAGCAGCGGCGAATATTTTACCGGGGTTAGCTCCGCGGATATTTCTCACTATTGGTCGGCAAGAACTGGCAAGTTATGCACATTTAAAAAATATCTGGTTTTTGATGCGGATGATTGACCCTCCGGGAGCGGATGCTATCGTACCAGTGGGAAAATTATTGTTGGCACGGGGGCCTTTTTCCTTGCAGTCAGAGCGCTCTCTTTTGCAAGAATATAAGATTGGGGCGATCGTGAGTAAAAATAGCGGCGGTGATGCCACCTACGCTAAAATTATCGCCGCTAGAGAGTTGGGAATAACCGTGGTAATGGTGCAACGTCCACCTGTACCCGAAGGAGAAAAAGTGGCGGATGTTAACAGTGTCCTGGCATGGTTAGAAAAAAGATTGCTCTCTTGA
- the panD gene encoding aspartate 1-decarboxylase → MGTIRLMHAKLHRVRVSEANVDYVGSITIDRELIERVGILPLEEVDVVNLSNGKRFSTYVFPGQTGEICPNGGAALLCQPGDILIIYAYEQRPRQEVLENGHFAKVIVADAENRCQQFFEQSLIPRGDGRGVEFYSREC, encoded by the coding sequence ATGGGAACAATTCGATTAATGCACGCCAAACTCCATCGAGTGCGCGTCAGCGAGGCTAACGTCGATTATGTCGGCAGTATCACTATCGATCGAGAATTGATTGAGCGGGTCGGTATTTTGCCCCTTGAAGAGGTGGATGTGGTCAATCTTAGCAATGGTAAGCGCTTTTCCACCTACGTTTTTCCCGGCCAAACCGGGGAAATCTGCCCCAACGGTGGTGCGGCTCTGCTGTGTCAACCAGGAGATATTTTGATTATCTATGCCTACGAACAACGTCCACGGCAAGAAGTTCTCGAAAACGGTCATTTTGCCAAAGTTATCGTCGCTGATGCCGAAAATCGCTGTCAGCAATTTTTTGAACAGAGCCTAATTCCCCGGGGTGATGGTCGGGGAGTGGAATTTTATAGCCGAGAATGCTGA
- a CDS encoding DUF3598 family protein — protein sequence MLSQWECLLKNLGQWQGSFTRLSPQGDLIEDTPTLVSLQGINNNRSIRQLVRRLYSDRVPEDLILEYSSLHQGILFSQTGAFCQGSLYFSSFSSQFGAEFGLISGERRLRIVQLFNERCEFDRLTLIREKLVDSQSPERPLLAVEQLLGQWRGQAVTTGRDFYNFPAYSTHVSIERQGDNYLSQTLTFGDNQITSSARIEGQRLLFENSPLPIQILLLPDGASCNTPLKITAGHRFVLEVGWLLSPTQRQRLIRSYDEKGEWTGITLVTEERVS from the coding sequence ATGCTCTCCCAGTGGGAATGTTTACTAAAAAATCTCGGTCAATGGCAAGGTTCTTTTACCCGTCTGTCTCCCCAAGGCGATTTGATCGAAGATACCCCGACTTTGGTATCTTTGCAAGGCATTAATAATAATCGATCGATTCGTCAATTGGTCCGTCGTCTCTACAGCGATCGAGTGCCGGAAGATTTAATTTTAGAGTATAGTTCTCTCCATCAGGGTATTCTATTTAGCCAGACGGGAGCTTTTTGCCAAGGTTCTTTATATTTTAGTAGTTTTTCCTCACAATTCGGCGCAGAATTTGGGTTAATCTCTGGGGAAAGACGATTAAGAATCGTACAGTTATTTAATGAGCGCTGTGAGTTCGATCGCTTGACTTTAATTCGGGAAAAGTTAGTTGATTCTCAGTCACCAGAAAGACCGCTGTTAGCGGTGGAGCAATTACTAGGTCAATGGCGAGGACAGGCGGTGACAACGGGACGCGATTTTTATAATTTTCCTGCCTATTCTACTCATGTATCGATCGAGCGTCAGGGGGATAATTATCTCTCGCAAACTTTGACTTTTGGCGATAATCAAATTACTTCTAGCGCTCGTATTGAGGGACAAAGATTGTTGTTTGAAAATAGTCCGCTGCCGATTCAAATCCTGCTGCTGCCAGATGGAGCTTCCTGTAATACACCTCTGAAAATTACTGCCGGTCATCGTTTTGTTTTAGAAGTGGGTTGGTTACTTTCTCCTACTCAAAGACAGCGCCTAATTCGTTCTTATGATGAGAAGGGAGAATGGACAGGTATTACTCTGGTGACGGAGGAAAGGGTGAGTTGA
- a CDS encoding N-acetylmuramoyl-L-alanine amidase-like domain-containing protein has product MFFNWITLPYLLINPVLIPVSIARSETILAQEVSDPNYQKLVQYAQNQQLDRLPMADIIQNIATQFLGAKYQAGLIDRSATEKLFISLKEFDCVLFVETVLALSHNFALKNYQYSAFSQQVLNQRYRHGILDGYCSRLHYFSDWINDNQKRGNLEDITQKLGGITLDKKLNFMSKNRYLYPQLKSQSNYDCIQQVERQLESLSLTYIPTAKIKDIYPQLQAGDIIGVVTNIAGLDTTHTGLVYRFPDGKIGLIHASPAGQVTIAKDLQNYISKVDKAIGIFVVRSLDPRNN; this is encoded by the coding sequence ATGTTTTTTAATTGGATAACTTTACCCTATTTATTAATTAATCCTGTTTTAATTCCCGTGAGCATAGCTCGATCGGAAACTATTCTTGCTCAAGAAGTAAGCGATCCTAATTATCAAAAACTGGTGCAGTACGCCCAAAATCAACAACTCGATCGCTTACCCATGGCTGATATAATCCAGAATATCGCCACTCAATTTTTAGGAGCAAAATATCAAGCAGGATTAATTGATCGCTCGGCAACGGAAAAATTATTTATCTCTTTAAAAGAGTTTGATTGTGTCCTTTTTGTGGAAACAGTTCTCGCTTTGAGTCACAATTTTGCTTTAAAAAATTATCAGTATTCTGCTTTTAGTCAGCAGGTTTTAAATCAACGTTATCGCCACGGTATTCTCGACGGTTATTGTAGTCGTCTGCATTACTTTTCCGATTGGATTAATGACAACCAAAAACGAGGCAATCTAGAAGATATTACTCAAAAATTAGGGGGAATTACTCTTGACAAAAAACTCAACTTTATGAGCAAAAACCGCTATCTATATCCCCAGTTAAAAAGTCAAAGTAATTACGATTGTATTCAACAGGTAGAACGGCAATTAGAAAGCTTATCCTTAACCTATATTCCCACCGCTAAGATTAAAGATATTTATCCACAACTGCAAGCGGGCGATATTATCGGTGTCGTGACTAATATCGCTGGTTTAGATACCACCCATACCGGCCTAGTTTATCGCTTTCCCGATGGCAAAATTGGCTTAATTCATGCCTCTCCTGCCGGTCAAGTTACCATTGCTAAAGACCTACAAAACTACATCAGTAAAGTGGACAAAGCCATCGGTATTTTTGTCGTTCGTTCCCTTGATCCAAGAAATAATTAA
- the lpxC gene encoding UDP-3-O-acyl-N-acetylglucosamine deacetylase: MVSTIPKQFELSGIGLHSGEITRVRVCGANPGEGRYFVRRDLANQPIIPALVSSVYQTTLSTELGQGEAKVRTVEHLLAALTALGVEDARIEVDGAEIPLLDGSAKIWVEALENAGLDNSFSRSDLTISQPIWLYEGDAFVAAIPSPELRFTYGIDFTYKPIGNQWYSWSPDQESFRSAIADARTFGFADQIEYLQKAGLIKGGSLENALVCDQNQWLNPPLRFDNEPARHKLLDLIGDLSLLGTIPTAHYMAFKASHKLHIQLAKAIQG, encoded by the coding sequence ATGGTTTCTACTATCCCTAAACAATTTGAATTATCGGGAATTGGCCTGCATTCGGGGGAAATAACACGGGTGCGCGTCTGTGGGGCCAATCCGGGAGAAGGACGTTATTTTGTCCGCAGAGATTTAGCCAATCAACCGATTATTCCCGCTCTAGTTTCTTCGGTTTACCAAACGACTTTATCAACGGAATTGGGACAAGGAGAAGCAAAGGTTAGAACCGTTGAGCATTTATTAGCTGCCTTAACCGCTTTGGGGGTAGAGGATGCTCGCATTGAGGTGGATGGTGCGGAAATTCCCCTCCTCGATGGTTCGGCCAAAATCTGGGTGGAAGCACTCGAAAATGCTGGTTTAGATAACTCTTTTTCTCGATCAGATTTAACTATTTCTCAACCGATTTGGTTGTACGAAGGAGATGCTTTTGTAGCGGCGATTCCTTCCCCTGAATTACGTTTTACCTACGGCATCGATTTTACCTATAAACCCATCGGTAATCAATGGTATAGTTGGAGTCCCGATCAAGAAAGTTTTCGATCCGCGATCGCAGATGCCCGTACTTTCGGTTTTGCCGATCAAATTGAATATTTACAAAAGGCTGGTTTAATTAAAGGAGGCAGTTTAGAAAATGCCTTAGTCTGCGATCAAAATCAATGGTTAAATCCTCCTTTACGCTTTGATAATGAGCCAGCAAGACATAAATTATTGGACTTAATTGGTGATTTGAGTTTACTGGGAACCATTCCCACCGCTCATTACATGGCTTTTAAAGCTAGTCATAAACTGCACATTCAATTAGCTAAAGCAATTCAGGGTTAA